From one Paenibacillus sp. FSL K6-1330 genomic stretch:
- a CDS encoding LysM peptidoglycan-binding domain-containing protein, producing MSDYGFFLSFNNQEEVFRFPVNPERIDVKDSGEGKSYTVAGLGEVNAILHPKLTEISFESFFPGRMYPFVHLRSDQELKLPIDYVNTIKGWMESRRPVRFVMTGLVPDPLSGTDGKNVVRAMKSFGINMAASIESFNWNTMSGSPEDIEFSISLKRYVFYGARKVVPVKDKKAAAVKKKDRPDDRKKPTSYTVAKGDTLWSIAQKLLGSGSRHTDIQKLNGIKDHEVRKLAIGRVLKIP from the coding sequence ATGAGCGATTATGGATTTTTTCTGAGCTTCAATAACCAGGAGGAGGTTTTTCGGTTTCCTGTGAACCCCGAGCGGATTGATGTGAAGGATAGCGGAGAAGGCAAATCCTATACGGTAGCGGGGCTTGGTGAAGTAAATGCGATTCTGCATCCCAAGTTGACGGAGATCTCGTTTGAAAGTTTTTTTCCGGGTAGGATGTACCCCTTTGTCCATCTAAGGTCTGACCAGGAGCTGAAGCTGCCGATCGATTACGTAAATACCATTAAGGGCTGGATGGAGAGCCGGAGACCTGTGCGTTTTGTCATGACGGGGCTCGTTCCCGATCCGCTGAGCGGTACGGACGGTAAGAATGTGGTGCGGGCCATGAAGTCTTTTGGCATCAACATGGCGGCCTCCATCGAAAGTTTCAACTGGAATACGATGTCCGGATCGCCGGAAGATATCGAGTTCTCGATTTCGCTCAAACGATATGTGTTTTATGGGGCTCGGAAGGTGGTACCGGTAAAAGACAAAAAAGCGGCAGCCGTGAAAAAGAAAGACCGGCCGGATGACCGCAAAAAACCAACCTCCTACACGGTCGCCAAAGGCGACACCCTGTGGAGCATTGCCCAAAAGCTGCTCGGCAGCGGTTCCCGTCATACTGACATCCAAAAACTGAACGGAATTAAAGACCATGAGGTCCGGAAGCTGGCTATCGGCCGGGTTCTCAAGATTCCCTAA
- a CDS encoding DUF6838 family protein — translation MIVQQMQTSLKSALQTKFKDISLISKEDATPLPPAPYFQTEQTLAEFEPISTNRYAARFRFRISYVPMEGKPVATIMDEMLESLTSLEVGGRPCRASSVAWERPTGKDGATGEGYFRAEYVIQMTTDQEETDMKMQTLKQGGGLK, via the coding sequence ATGATTGTTCAGCAAATGCAAACTTCTCTGAAAAGCGCCTTGCAAACGAAATTTAAAGACATCTCCCTCATCTCTAAAGAGGATGCCACACCATTACCCCCAGCACCATACTTCCAAACCGAACAAACCCTAGCCGAGTTCGAGCCGATATCGACCAATCGATATGCGGCTCGTTTTCGTTTCCGCATCTCTTACGTACCGATGGAAGGAAAGCCGGTGGCAACGATCATGGACGAAATGCTGGAGAGTCTAACCTCCCTTGAAGTGGGAGGCCGACCATGTCGTGCTTCCTCAGTGGCATGGGAGCGCCCAACGGGGAAGGATGGGGCAACGGGAGAAGGATATTTTCGCGCAGAGTATGTCATTCAGATGACAACGGATCAGGAAGAGACCGACATGAAGATGCAAACATTGAAACAGGGAGGCGGATTGAAGTGA
- a CDS encoding phage tail tube protein, whose product MAFLRANDTISGQEGKAFVKIGERMEEMFYIKTLEATVEKEKAELKTMGQRAVQHKAIGWKGSGTMTIYYVTSLFRELMMEYIQTGKDAYFMIEVRNEDPGSSTGRQTVILEGVNLDSVIMASLDTEAEALEEEVAFTFENVRIETPFNPLA is encoded by the coding sequence ATGGCATTTTTGCGGGCAAACGACACGATTTCCGGACAAGAGGGCAAGGCATTCGTCAAGATTGGCGAGCGTATGGAGGAAATGTTCTACATTAAAACACTGGAAGCTACGGTGGAGAAGGAAAAAGCCGAGCTGAAAACGATGGGCCAGCGCGCCGTACAGCATAAAGCCATTGGCTGGAAGGGCAGCGGCACGATGACCATTTATTATGTGACCTCACTGTTCCGCGAGCTGATGATGGAATATATCCAGACCGGCAAAGACGCCTACTTCATGATCGAAGTGCGTAACGAGGATCCAGGTTCGTCGACGGGACGTCAGACGGTGATTTTGGAAGGGGTCAACCTGGACAGCGTGATTATGGCTTCTCTCGACACCGAAGCGGAGGCGCTGGAGGAAGAAGTAGCTTTCACGTTTGAGAATGTGCGGATTGAGACGCCGTTTAACCCATTGGCCTAA
- a CDS encoding baseplate J/gp47 family protein yields the protein MVEEQTYEAILERMMDRIPDGMDKREGSIIYDALAPSAAELAQMYVELGYSMNLKFAATASGEFLDRSIAWSGLTRKQATKAQLLGHFSGNNGTAVDVPLGSRFSLDPLNYKVITRLDAGQYVLECETSGKEGNRRFGSLLPLEYVEGLVKAELMELWVPGEDTESDEALYDRYREKISRPVTSANRNQYELWAREKAGVGKAKAFPLWDGPGTVKVVLLDNEMRSPTPSVVESVQQYIDPTMDGMGEGAAPVGSVVTVVGAAEVPVHIEVQVTLLDGAGMDGVQEAIEQGVRQYLKDLAMSDPLVRYNRIANVILDIPAVIDYEILTVNGGTDSLLIEPEAVAVLGTVTVDE from the coding sequence ATGGTTGAGGAACAGACGTACGAAGCAATTCTGGAGCGGATGATGGACCGTATTCCGGATGGAATGGATAAAAGGGAAGGCAGCATCATCTACGATGCGTTGGCACCTTCTGCAGCTGAGCTTGCCCAGATGTATGTGGAATTGGGGTACTCCATGAACTTGAAATTTGCCGCTACGGCCTCGGGCGAATTTTTGGATCGGAGTATTGCATGGTCGGGTCTGACCCGGAAGCAGGCTACAAAAGCACAGCTTCTGGGACACTTCTCAGGCAATAACGGTACCGCGGTAGATGTGCCTCTAGGGAGTCGTTTTTCATTGGATCCGCTGAATTACAAAGTCATCACCCGTCTGGATGCAGGGCAATATGTGCTGGAATGCGAGACAAGCGGGAAGGAAGGCAACCGCCGATTCGGCTCGCTGCTTCCGCTGGAATACGTCGAAGGCTTGGTGAAGGCGGAGCTGATGGAGCTCTGGGTACCTGGCGAAGATACCGAATCGGATGAAGCGTTGTATGACCGATACCGCGAAAAAATCTCCCGTCCCGTGACCAGTGCAAACCGGAATCAGTATGAACTGTGGGCGAGGGAGAAAGCCGGGGTTGGCAAGGCCAAAGCTTTTCCGTTATGGGATGGTCCGGGCACCGTCAAGGTGGTGCTGCTGGATAACGAGATGCGATCGCCTACGCCTTCCGTAGTGGAATCAGTGCAGCAGTATATCGATCCGACCATGGATGGCATGGGGGAAGGCGCAGCTCCTGTCGGTTCGGTTGTCACTGTTGTTGGGGCGGCTGAAGTGCCTGTCCATATTGAAGTACAGGTTACGCTGCTCGATGGAGCCGGCATGGATGGCGTGCAGGAAGCCATTGAGCAGGGGGTTCGTCAGTATCTCAAAGACCTGGCAATGTCCGATCCGCTGGTCCGGTATAACCGGATTGCCAATGTGATCTTGGATATTCCGGCAGTCATCGACTACGAGATATTGACCGTGAACGGAGGAACGGACAGCCTTCTGATCGAGCCGGAAGCGGTAGCTGTCTTGGGGACGGTGACAGTAGATGAGTAA
- a CDS encoding phage tail sheath family protein, translated as MAGGTWTTPNKVRPGVYTQISSQEQPIGRVGERGIAALGLSLPWGEPNKILTIQPGTNLVEVLGYDITSPQLLSVKEVLKRAGTLLLYRLNSGVQAAASVAGLKVTALYGGERGNDLQIVVENAVDDPGKFVVNTLLTGKIVDKQLVASAAELEPNLYVAFAPDTGDLTATAGFALTGGANGTVTNQEHVDFLAALEVQDFQTVGLLSGDPTLKSLYTAFVKRLREQEGKKVQAVLSEYSAADYEGVISVKNGVVLTDGTVVDKVKAVAWVTGATAAAAVNESLTYAAYDEAVDTDVRLSHTEIEEALTKGEFLFSYSGGKAVVEQDINSFTSIEPAKARHFSKNRVVRVLDGIANDLKLIFEKSYIGKVDNNVDGRTLFWAECAAYFASLQNIGAIQNFDANEDIVVTPGTEGDVLFVDIKVQPVDAIEKVYMKVKVV; from the coding sequence ATGGCCGGAGGAACATGGACAACACCCAACAAAGTAAGACCAGGCGTATACACCCAAATCTCATCGCAGGAGCAGCCGATCGGGCGCGTAGGTGAAAGGGGGATTGCGGCGCTGGGCCTGTCCCTTCCATGGGGAGAGCCTAATAAAATCCTGACGATCCAACCAGGTACGAATCTGGTAGAAGTTCTGGGTTATGATATCACATCACCACAGTTGCTCTCGGTAAAAGAAGTACTTAAGCGTGCTGGCACGCTTCTGTTGTACCGCTTGAACAGCGGTGTACAGGCTGCAGCTTCTGTTGCTGGTCTCAAGGTAACCGCACTTTATGGCGGCGAACGCGGTAATGATCTCCAGATCGTCGTTGAGAACGCCGTGGATGATCCCGGTAAGTTTGTGGTCAACACGCTGTTGACCGGCAAAATCGTAGACAAACAGCTTGTAGCCAGTGCGGCCGAGCTAGAACCTAACTTGTACGTGGCCTTTGCTCCGGATACCGGTGATCTAACTGCAACGGCTGGGTTTGCTCTCACAGGAGGCGCGAACGGCACCGTAACGAACCAAGAGCATGTAGATTTCCTTGCCGCGCTTGAGGTCCAAGACTTCCAGACTGTAGGTCTGTTGTCGGGTGACCCAACGCTTAAGTCTCTGTATACCGCATTCGTCAAACGTCTTCGTGAGCAGGAAGGCAAGAAGGTTCAAGCTGTGCTGTCTGAATATTCGGCTGCGGATTATGAAGGAGTCATCTCCGTGAAAAACGGCGTTGTTCTCACCGACGGCACTGTCGTGGACAAGGTGAAGGCAGTTGCCTGGGTTACTGGCGCCACGGCTGCGGCAGCTGTTAACGAATCCCTTACGTATGCGGCTTATGATGAAGCGGTGGATACCGATGTTCGTTTAAGCCATACGGAGATTGAAGAAGCGCTGACGAAAGGCGAGTTCCTGTTCAGCTACAGTGGCGGCAAGGCCGTGGTCGAGCAGGATATTAACAGTTTTACATCGATTGAGCCAGCGAAAGCGCGCCATTTTTCCAAAAACCGTGTGGTTCGAGTCCTGGATGGCATTGCGAATGATTTAAAGCTAATTTTTGAAAAGTCCTATATCGGGAAGGTAGATAACAATGTGGATGGTCGGACGCTGTTCTGGGCGGAATGTGCGGCGTATTTTGCATCTCTGCAGAATATCGGTGCTATTCAGAATTTCGATGCGAACGAGGATATTGTGGTGACGCCGGGGACAGAAGGCGATGTGCTGTTTGTGGATATTAAGGTACAGCCGGTGGATGCAATTGAAAAAGTATACATGAAAGTGAAGGTGGTCTAA
- a CDS encoding XkdX family protein: MFENDFERLKYYYEKKWAQKPQLRQYVAFGVITSEEYEVITGEAY; encoded by the coding sequence ATGTTCGAGAACGATTTTGAACGCTTGAAGTATTACTATGAAAAGAAGTGGGCGCAGAAGCCTCAATTGAGACAATATGTTGCGTTTGGCGTGATCACTTCGGAAGAATATGAAGTCATCACTGGCGAGGCCTACTAA
- a CDS encoding phage portal protein produces the protein MSDFSMFFAGQSSAEITEEFVVSVRFKNAEGSPVPWKLRSITEEENQECRKAATRKVKGKNGVFTPEIDPNDYMAKLMVSSVIFPDLKNSELQKSYGVLGAESLLRKMLLPGEFAALGERVQALNGFDRDMNELVDDVKN, from the coding sequence ATGAGCGATTTTAGTATGTTTTTTGCTGGGCAGTCGTCTGCAGAGATCACGGAGGAATTCGTGGTCTCTGTTCGTTTTAAGAATGCTGAAGGAAGCCCTGTGCCTTGGAAGCTGCGCAGCATCACGGAGGAAGAGAATCAGGAGTGCCGCAAAGCCGCTACCCGTAAGGTTAAAGGCAAGAACGGCGTATTCACCCCGGAAATCGACCCGAATGACTATATGGCGAAGCTGATGGTATCAAGTGTCATCTTCCCGGATTTAAAAAACAGCGAGCTGCAAAAATCCTACGGCGTGCTCGGTGCAGAGTCCCTGCTCCGCAAAATGCTGCTGCCCGGCGAATTTGCCGCGCTTGGCGAGCGGGTACAAGCCCTAAACGGTTTTGACCGGGATATGAACGAACTGGTGGATGACGTAAAAAACTAA
- a CDS encoding DUF2634 domain-containing protein, with protein MIPQGGTLQPSSEIVETMAQPSLTYDLNLEEGTISGHIDGLEAVKQAVVKILQTRRFEHLIYSSNYGQELDSVIGRDPLWAYAEIERHIKEALLQDDRILSVDDMNITFVGDQAVAEFTVRSVYGAFNMTKEVREDG; from the coding sequence ATGATCCCGCAGGGTGGAACGCTGCAACCGAGTAGCGAGATCGTGGAAACAATGGCACAGCCTAGCTTGACATATGACTTGAATCTGGAGGAAGGAACGATATCCGGTCACATTGACGGTCTTGAGGCCGTTAAACAGGCTGTCGTAAAAATCCTTCAGACGCGCCGCTTTGAACATCTGATCTACAGCAGTAACTATGGGCAGGAACTGGACTCCGTCATTGGCCGCGACCCACTGTGGGCCTATGCTGAAATCGAGCGGCATATCAAGGAAGCGCTGCTGCAGGATGACCGCATTTTGTCGGTAGATGATATGAATATTACCTTTGTGGGCGATCAGGCCGTGGCGGAATTTACGGTCCGAAGCGTGTATGGGGCTTTCAATATGACCAAGGAGGTGAGAGAGGATGGTTGA
- a CDS encoding YmfQ family protein encodes MSKAEAWLGYLPSFYHDVREMKAIAGAEGAELDKLAQELEDQLDQYYPETATWALSRFEQDLNIPVNLYKPIEQRRSVIISKMRGSGKVSASMLKNVAQAYERGSIEVSVQPAEYKVTIHFRDTLGIPPNLSDLKSAIEEIKPAHIAVDYALRYLTIAEVEGMTFEEISATTQDRLLGGGA; translated from the coding sequence ATGAGTAAAGCTGAAGCCTGGCTGGGTTACCTGCCGTCCTTTTATCACGATGTTCGAGAAATGAAAGCTATTGCCGGAGCCGAAGGGGCTGAGTTGGACAAGCTGGCGCAGGAACTGGAGGATCAGTTGGACCAGTATTATCCCGAAACCGCTACGTGGGCGCTGTCCCGGTTCGAGCAGGACTTGAACATTCCGGTGAACCTCTACAAGCCGATCGAGCAGCGTCGTTCGGTCATCATTTCGAAGATGCGGGGGAGCGGCAAGGTGTCTGCCAGCATGCTCAAAAATGTGGCGCAAGCCTATGAGCGGGGTAGCATCGAGGTATCCGTCCAGCCAGCGGAGTATAAAGTGACGATTCATTTTCGAGATACGCTGGGCATCCCGCCGAATTTAAGTGATTTGAAATCGGCCATCGAGGAGATCAAACCAGCACATATTGCGGTCGATTACGCACTACGTTATCTCACCATAGCTGAAGTGGAGGGCATGACCTTTGAGGAAATATCAGCAACGACACAAGACAGATTGTTGGGAGGAGGAGCCTAA
- a CDS encoding phage holin family protein, whose product MYEHIGQLFKMLAAGTGAVTGYVWGGWSLPMHLLLWFVVIDWLTGWGAAWMNGELRSRIGYTGIARKMTIFLIIALMHLVDRVLGEMNYFQNTVIFFYLANELLSIIENVGRMGVPIPQSLRNVVQVFQIKSEEGDKQTVRKEEKKDETL is encoded by the coding sequence ATGTATGAGCACATCGGTCAGCTGTTTAAGATGCTGGCGGCGGGGACGGGGGCCGTGACAGGTTACGTCTGGGGCGGATGGTCGCTGCCGATGCATCTGTTGTTGTGGTTCGTGGTGATCGATTGGTTGACCGGATGGGGCGCGGCCTGGATGAACGGCGAGCTGCGCAGCCGTATTGGTTATACTGGGATTGCACGCAAAATGACCATTTTTCTCATCATCGCCCTGATGCATCTGGTGGACCGGGTGCTGGGGGAGATGAATTATTTTCAGAATACCGTGATCTTCTTCTATCTCGCGAATGAGCTGCTGTCTATTATTGAGAACGTTGGGAGAATGGGGGTACCGATCCCCCAGTCCCTGCGTAATGTGGTACAGGTATTCCAGATCAAATCCGAAGAAGGGGACAAGCAAACCGTACGAAAGGAGGAGAAAAAGGATGAAACCCTCTGA
- a CDS encoding DUF2577 domain-containing protein, with the protein MLDIIKKASLSAVGSTNPMAVLYGIVTSTHPLEVNVDQRFSLTEDFLVIGESMTEYKLNIGGVEYVIRKGLEIGDTVLLIRYQGGQTYLVLDRLVKP; encoded by the coding sequence ATGCTGGATATTATCAAAAAAGCCAGTCTCAGCGCCGTGGGAAGCACAAACCCGATGGCGGTGCTGTATGGCATAGTCACATCAACACATCCTCTCGAGGTGAACGTGGATCAGCGTTTCAGCCTGACGGAGGATTTTTTAGTTATCGGAGAATCGATGACCGAGTACAAGTTGAACATTGGCGGCGTGGAGTATGTAATTCGAAAAGGGCTGGAGATTGGTGATACGGTCCTGCTCATTCGTTACCAGGGCGGACAAACGTATCTCGTGCTGGATCGGTTGGTGAAGCCGTGA